The following coding sequences lie in one Arthrobacter sp. SLBN-122 genomic window:
- the map gene encoding type I methionyl aminopeptidase: protein MIEILTPSEVDRARETGALVADILQAMKTRATVGTNLLDIDQWTKEMITEAGAESCYVDYAPSFGRGPFGHYICTGVNDAVLHGLPHNYTLADGDLLTLDLAVVKNGIAADAAISFIVGESQPAESVAMIEATERALAAGIAAAGPNAKIGDVSYAIGRVLIDAGYPVNTQFGGHGIGSTMHQDPHVPNTGRPGRGFKLRPGLLLALEPWIMADTDELVTDDDGWTLRSLTGCRTAHTEHTIAITADGAEILTLPTQK from the coding sequence ATGATCGAGATCCTCACCCCCTCCGAAGTGGACCGCGCCCGGGAGACCGGAGCCCTGGTGGCTGACATCCTGCAGGCCATGAAGACCCGGGCCACCGTGGGCACCAACCTCCTGGACATCGACCAGTGGACCAAGGAGATGATCACCGAGGCCGGGGCTGAATCCTGCTACGTGGACTATGCGCCCTCCTTCGGCCGCGGCCCCTTCGGGCACTACATCTGCACGGGCGTCAACGATGCCGTGCTGCACGGGCTGCCCCACAACTACACCTTGGCCGACGGCGACCTGCTGACCCTGGACCTCGCCGTCGTCAAGAACGGCATTGCCGCGGACGCCGCCATCAGCTTCATCGTGGGCGAGTCACAGCCAGCCGAGAGCGTGGCGATGATCGAGGCGACTGAGCGTGCCCTGGCCGCCGGGATCGCCGCCGCGGGGCCGAACGCCAAGATCGGGGACGTCTCGTACGCCATCGGCCGCGTCCTCATCGACGCCGGGTACCCGGTCAACACGCAGTTCGGCGGCCACGGCATCGGCTCCACCATGCACCAGGACCCGCACGTGCCCAACACCGGCCGGCCCGGCCGCGGCTTCAAGCTGCGGCCCGGGCTGCTGCTGGCACTCGAGCCATGGATCATGGCGGACACGGATGAGCTGGTAACGGACGACGACGGGTGGACGCTTAGGAGCCTCACTGGCTGCAGGACGGCCCACACGGAGCACACCATCGCCATCACGGCCGACGGCGCCGAGATCCTGACGCTGCCGACGCAAAAGTAG
- a CDS encoding RraA family protein → MYINAPADNIAVYPEWPRPSRDIVQSLAAYPPALIGDVRKRMDMMSADIRCLTPGTRLAGTVLPIHIWEGDNLAIHRGLDEAKPGDVLVIAGNGVTNRSVFGGILAEICLHKGVGGVIIDGAVRDVEEMNAMGIAVFARAVVPAGPSKNGPGYVGKPIACGNVVCNPGDVVIGDQDGIVVIPQSELSETLQALPGQENLERQIRSRITEHVAP, encoded by the coding sequence GTGTATATCAACGCACCGGCAGACAACATCGCCGTCTACCCCGAATGGCCCCGCCCCTCCCGGGACATCGTGCAGTCCCTCGCCGCCTACCCGCCAGCACTGATCGGGGACGTGCGCAAACGCATGGACATGATGTCCGCCGACATCCGCTGCCTCACCCCCGGCACCCGCCTTGCCGGCACAGTGCTGCCCATCCACATCTGGGAAGGTGACAACCTCGCCATCCACCGGGGCCTGGACGAAGCCAAACCGGGCGACGTGCTGGTGATCGCCGGTAACGGCGTGACCAACCGGTCCGTTTTCGGCGGAATTCTCGCCGAGATCTGCCTGCACAAAGGCGTCGGCGGAGTCATCATCGACGGCGCCGTCCGGGACGTCGAAGAAATGAACGCCATGGGCATCGCAGTGTTCGCCCGCGCTGTCGTCCCCGCAGGCCCCTCCAAGAACGGGCCCGGCTACGTCGGCAAGCCGATCGCCTGCGGAAACGTCGTCTGCAACCCCGGAGACGTCGTCATCGGGGACCAGGACGGCATCGTCGTCATCCCACAATCAGAACTCAGCGAAACCCTCCAGGCCCTGCCAGGCCAAGAGAACCTCGAACGACAGATCCGCTCCCGCATCACCGAACACGTCGCCCCCTAG
- a CDS encoding hydroxyacid dehydrogenase, with translation MTNIYISDPIHPDVLTDIQATATVHLGFGPGKVDYLSVSDSIDGVILRAENFNREIIEASPRLKIIARHGVGTNNVDIDAASEHGIWVTTTPGANSNAVAEHVFALLLTEARKVCAAADRVRAGNWSESKADLIGFELSGRTIGIIGFGAIGKRVAAIAKGFGMQILASDPVATTADAAAAGADLVELDTLYDGADIITLHAPLLPSTQHMISARELGLMKKTAVLINTSRGGLIDEDALVDALAEGQIAGAALDVLEAESKDMKDPLAHTRVSLGEVPNLIVTPHIAGQTQEAFLEAGTKSWAEVKAVLAGNTPTFPVNAGDLQKLAV, from the coding sequence TTGACGAACATCTACATCTCGGACCCCATCCACCCGGACGTCCTCACCGACATCCAGGCCACGGCCACAGTCCACCTCGGTTTCGGACCCGGCAAAGTCGACTACCTTAGCGTCAGCGACAGCATCGACGGCGTCATCCTCCGGGCCGAAAACTTCAACCGCGAGATTATCGAAGCCTCGCCACGGCTCAAGATCATCGCGCGCCACGGTGTCGGCACCAACAACGTGGATATCGACGCGGCAAGCGAACACGGCATCTGGGTGACCACCACACCAGGGGCCAACAGCAACGCCGTCGCCGAGCACGTTTTCGCGCTCCTGCTCACTGAAGCCAGGAAGGTCTGCGCCGCCGCGGACCGCGTCCGGGCCGGAAACTGGTCCGAAAGCAAAGCCGACCTGATCGGGTTCGAACTCTCAGGTCGCACCATAGGCATCATCGGATTCGGTGCCATCGGCAAGCGCGTCGCCGCGATCGCCAAAGGCTTCGGCATGCAGATCCTTGCCTCAGACCCGGTCGCAACCACCGCAGACGCCGCAGCCGCAGGAGCAGACCTGGTTGAACTGGACACCCTTTACGACGGTGCGGACATCATCACCCTGCACGCGCCGCTGCTGCCGAGCACCCAGCATATGATCAGTGCGCGCGAGCTGGGCTTGATGAAGAAAACAGCGGTCCTCATCAATACATCACGTGGCGGGCTGATCGATGAGGACGCCCTCGTGGATGCCCTCGCAGAGGGACAGATTGCCGGCGCAGCGCTGGATGTCCTCGAAGCCGAAAGCAAAGACATGAAGGATCCGCTGGCCCACACCCGCGTTTCCCTGGGAGAAGTGCCAAACCTCATCGTTACCCCGCACATAGCCGGCCAAACCCAGGAAGCGTTCCTCGAAGCCGGAACCAAATCCTGGGCCGAGGTCAAGGCGGTGCTGGCCGGCAACACACCAACCTTTCCAGTCAACGCCGGCGACCTGCAAAAGCTCGCCGTCTAA
- a CDS encoding MFS transporter — translation MTTPTLAAPDLARRKKAKKATGVAAFGTFIEYYDFSVYGYVAATLATVFFPSKDPLMSLLDTLLVFGSAFIVRPLGAVFFGRLGDKKGRRFSLIASITCMGAAATLTGLLPGFAQIGALAPILLVILRMLQGFSTGGEIGGAAAYIREWAEPSKRSLYVSMIPSIAQLGKGLAAGLAALAALTMPAAAMTEWGWRIPFLLALPLGILCLILRLKVEDSPEFTAIKDKDTTADKPFREVLTKYPKALAKVTTISLVQNLGTYIGTVFVAVYFSEVLGFKKSEASTIVLLAVIFAAVLIPFAGQLGDRIGGRKVLLWSYIAYAVISIPSFALMNQQSFALALLGLGLGIIPYALCQAGTYGSMLEFYPTRIRHTGVAFGHSVGAVIGGGAGPYFATWLIDQTGNTFVPAFVLVAAGLLGLLVVGLTVKKNGAASEHLYR, via the coding sequence ATGACTACCCCCACATTGGCCGCCCCTGACCTGGCGCGGCGGAAGAAAGCCAAAAAGGCAACAGGCGTTGCCGCCTTCGGAACCTTCATCGAGTACTACGACTTCAGTGTCTACGGCTACGTCGCTGCGACACTGGCGACGGTGTTCTTCCCCAGCAAGGATCCGCTGATGTCGCTGCTGGACACGTTGCTGGTGTTCGGGTCGGCCTTCATCGTTCGCCCACTGGGCGCAGTCTTCTTCGGCCGTCTCGGTGACAAAAAGGGACGCCGTTTCAGCCTGATTGCCAGCATCACCTGCATGGGGGCCGCAGCAACGCTGACCGGGCTCCTGCCGGGCTTCGCGCAGATCGGCGCTTTGGCCCCCATCCTGCTGGTGATCCTGCGGATGCTGCAGGGCTTCTCCACGGGCGGTGAAATCGGCGGTGCCGCAGCGTATATCCGCGAGTGGGCCGAACCCAGCAAGCGTTCTTTGTACGTCTCGATGATTCCCAGCATCGCCCAGCTTGGTAAAGGTCTTGCAGCGGGCCTTGCTGCCCTTGCCGCCCTCACGATGCCGGCGGCAGCGATGACTGAATGGGGTTGGCGCATCCCGTTCCTGCTTGCCCTGCCGCTGGGCATCCTGTGCCTCATCCTCCGCCTCAAGGTCGAGGACAGCCCGGAGTTCACCGCCATCAAGGACAAAGACACGACGGCCGACAAGCCGTTCCGTGAGGTCCTGACCAAGTACCCGAAGGCCTTGGCCAAAGTCACGACTATCTCCCTGGTCCAGAACCTCGGCACTTACATCGGCACGGTCTTCGTTGCCGTCTACTTCAGCGAAGTCCTTGGCTTCAAGAAGAGCGAAGCATCAACCATCGTCCTGCTTGCAGTGATTTTCGCCGCCGTCTTGATCCCCTTCGCCGGTCAACTGGGCGACCGCATCGGCGGCCGCAAGGTTCTCCTGTGGTCCTACATCGCCTACGCCGTCATCTCAATCCCGTCCTTTGCGCTGATGAACCAGCAATCCTTTGCGCTGGCACTGCTCGGCCTGGGCCTCGGCATCATCCCTTACGCCCTTTGCCAGGCCGGAACCTACGGTTCCATGCTCGAGTTCTACCCCACCCGCATCCGCCACACCGGCGTCGCCTTCGGCCACAGCGTCGGCGCTGTCATCGGCGGGGGAGCAGGCCCCTACTTCGCCACTTGGCTGATCGACCAAACCGGCAACACGTTCGTCCCCGCCTTCGTCCTGGTCGCCGCCGGCCTGCTCGGACTCCTCGTCGTAGGACTCACGGTCAAGAAAAACGGCGCCGCGTCCGAACACCTCTACCGATAG
- a CDS encoding IclR family transcriptional regulator, whose protein sequence is MEEQDPQAPQRDGSKEVVAVLEAVIGRTGYGWGVRELADELGASRSTINRILSRLVEERFVSRDAAGAYILGPRLKVLSKALQKGHPLFTEGSRILSRLSQTSGATALMAVETGKPEECFVLASLEPDAPVRYTLTPGSVVPTHAGALGLAILSRRGTAGLPDELKKYTEASMDSRKRIENALESYASIDAVVSIGQHIPDAAGIAVPFTVSDHLVGSLSLSRPRNEFEESSIAPGAETLRQAAEELEDILRSSQSSVRTPGLPPAESSALIDRITAIITTFCGQPLAKLTLSDLSTLWGTRSVATRRLAESACDAGLMTKPDQRTWTIGPTLLRWSAALGTKHELSEIVDDDLLSLSQQTGETITLALYDAGEKRAYIARSHVGARNVRYVLDEGSEIPLTAGAAGKAILAYLPQTHDAPISDAATIRAEELEGVRTQGWAATDSERVPDAHGIAAPIFINGTVGGSVTATIPNHRVAGTPAEELIAAVVQTALRLSRLLSTDPQSPPAQAEPEPTKSPETRTPMIIAG, encoded by the coding sequence ATGGAGGAACAGGACCCCCAGGCACCGCAGCGGGATGGCTCAAAAGAAGTGGTCGCGGTCCTCGAGGCTGTCATCGGCCGCACCGGCTACGGCTGGGGCGTTCGGGAGCTCGCCGATGAGCTGGGCGCCAGCAGGAGCACAATCAACCGGATCCTAAGCCGCCTCGTGGAAGAACGCTTTGTCTCCCGCGACGCCGCCGGAGCCTATATTCTCGGGCCCCGCCTGAAAGTCCTCTCCAAAGCACTGCAGAAGGGGCACCCGCTCTTCACGGAAGGCTCCCGCATCCTTTCCCGCTTGAGCCAGACTTCGGGAGCGACCGCCCTGATGGCGGTGGAAACCGGAAAACCGGAAGAATGCTTCGTGCTGGCATCCCTCGAACCTGACGCCCCAGTCCGGTACACGCTCACCCCCGGCTCCGTCGTCCCCACCCACGCCGGCGCATTGGGCCTGGCCATTCTCTCCCGCCGGGGAACGGCTGGGTTGCCGGATGAGCTGAAGAAATACACCGAAGCTTCCATGGACAGCCGAAAGCGGATCGAAAACGCGCTGGAGAGCTACGCCTCCATCGATGCGGTGGTCAGCATCGGACAGCACATCCCGGATGCAGCGGGAATAGCAGTCCCGTTCACCGTCAGTGACCACCTCGTCGGCTCACTCTCATTGTCCCGGCCACGCAATGAGTTCGAAGAATCGTCCATTGCCCCTGGCGCGGAAACCCTGCGCCAGGCCGCGGAGGAATTGGAGGACATACTTCGCTCCAGCCAATCGTCAGTACGCACCCCGGGTCTGCCCCCGGCAGAATCCTCCGCGCTCATTGACCGGATTACGGCCATTATCACCACGTTCTGCGGCCAGCCGCTGGCCAAACTGACCCTGTCCGACCTTTCCACCCTATGGGGAACGCGTTCGGTAGCCACCCGTCGTCTTGCCGAATCGGCTTGTGATGCAGGCCTGATGACAAAACCGGACCAACGCACCTGGACAATCGGTCCCACGCTGCTGCGCTGGTCCGCCGCCCTCGGCACCAAGCATGAACTGTCTGAAATCGTTGACGACGACCTCCTGTCCCTTAGCCAACAGACCGGTGAAACCATCACGCTCGCCCTTTATGACGCCGGCGAAAAAAGGGCCTACATCGCCCGCTCCCACGTGGGTGCCCGCAATGTCCGCTACGTGCTGGATGAAGGATCCGAAATACCGCTCACAGCAGGAGCAGCAGGCAAGGCAATCCTCGCCTACCTACCGCAAACCCATGACGCACCGATCAGTGATGCAGCCACTATCCGGGCAGAAGAACTTGAAGGCGTGCGCACCCAGGGATGGGCCGCCACCGACAGCGAAAGAGTACCTGACGCCCATGGAATAGCGGCCCCGATTTTCATTAACGGAACCGTCGGCGGATCAGTCACAGCGACCATTCCCAACCACCGCGTCGCCGGGACCCCAGCCGAAGAGCTTATTGCCGCCGTCGTCCAAACAGCACTTCGGCTCAGTCGACTGCTCTCCACGGACCCACAGTCGCCACCAGCCCAAGCAGAACCCGAACCAACAAAATCGCCGGAAACCCGAACACCGATGATCATTGCTGGGTAA
- a CDS encoding peptidase: MGYRTLAGAVTASGGIEAQIPGQGSFTVTGEAARMIEVFGGLLHCYQGAGGCRKQGLYFSRTEPRKFLRCGLSAPGDSLEDTGAGETADQGGLENVAISVSHELAPKLDGAVLDFGTYNKMQRFVWLAMPAVKGPSCTCLRSLGAPAGKRSPCLDDQGLGLADL; the protein is encoded by the coding sequence ATGGGCTACAGAACCTTGGCGGGCGCCGTAACGGCAAGCGGCGGTATCGAGGCGCAGATCCCGGGCCAGGGCAGCTTTACGGTCACGGGGGAGGCGGCGCGGATGATTGAGGTCTTCGGCGGGCTGCTGCACTGCTACCAGGGTGCCGGAGGTTGCCGGAAACAGGGGTTGTACTTCTCGCGGACCGAACCCCGGAAGTTCCTGCGCTGCGGGCTCTCCGCTCCCGGGGACAGCCTGGAGGACACCGGGGCAGGCGAAACCGCCGATCAAGGCGGGTTGGAGAACGTCGCCATCAGCGTCAGTCATGAGCTGGCTCCGAAGCTGGACGGCGCGGTCCTGGACTTCGGCACCTACAACAAGATGCAGCGTTTCGTGTGGCTGGCCATGCCGGCGGTCAAGGGACCGTCATGCACCTGCCTGCGTTCCCTCGGTGCTCCCGCGGGGAAGCGGTCTCCCTGTTTGGATGACCAGGGCCTTGGACTTGCGGATCTCTGA
- a CDS encoding MFS transporter, giving the protein MLSVLRDATYRRLFAAQVVALLGTGLLTVALGLLAFDLAGKDAGAVLGTALTIKMFAYVGFAPVINAVVARLPKKPVLIGADLIRAGMALCLPFITETWQIYLVIFLLQSASATFTPAFQSLIPAVLKDEKDYTRALSLSRLAYDMEALVSPAIAALLLTVLSYNNLFLGTVGGFLFSALMVVLTVLPATAPVQQGGASSLWHRTTLGTRIFWRNRKLRSLLALNLVVSAPTALVLVNSVVVVRQVLHRPDTDLALALACFGVGSMAVALSAPRILERLGDRTMMLTGAAVIPLALAGAAVLLFLPAGYSTWWWLLVLWFVLGAGNSTILTPSARLLREASTEETRPYVFTAQFSLSHACYIISYPVAGIAGAAAGLGPASLALLILAMIGTAGAFLSWPRHTQRTAGSTESREQGHGQRTTARHQPRA; this is encoded by the coding sequence ATGCTCTCAGTTCTTCGGGATGCCACGTACCGGCGGTTGTTTGCCGCGCAGGTCGTGGCGCTGCTGGGCACGGGGCTGCTGACCGTGGCGCTGGGTTTGCTGGCATTCGACCTGGCCGGGAAGGACGCCGGAGCCGTCCTGGGCACCGCGCTGACCATCAAGATGTTCGCGTACGTCGGCTTCGCCCCGGTGATCAACGCCGTGGTGGCACGGCTGCCCAAGAAGCCGGTGCTGATCGGCGCCGACTTGATCCGGGCCGGAATGGCGTTATGTCTGCCGTTCATTACCGAGACCTGGCAGATCTACCTGGTGATCTTCCTGCTGCAGTCAGCCTCAGCAACGTTTACGCCCGCGTTCCAGTCGCTGATCCCGGCCGTCCTCAAGGACGAGAAGGACTACACCCGGGCACTCTCCCTCTCCCGCCTGGCCTACGACATGGAAGCACTGGTAAGCCCGGCCATCGCCGCGCTGCTGCTGACCGTCCTCAGCTACAACAACCTGTTCCTCGGAACGGTGGGCGGCTTCCTTTTCTCGGCGCTGATGGTGGTCCTGACGGTCCTCCCGGCCACCGCCCCCGTCCAGCAGGGCGGGGCGTCCTCGCTTTGGCACCGCACCACCCTGGGCACCCGCATCTTCTGGCGGAACCGGAAGCTGCGCTCATTGCTCGCGTTGAACCTGGTGGTCTCCGCCCCCACCGCGCTGGTGCTGGTAAACAGCGTGGTGGTGGTGCGGCAGGTCCTGCACCGCCCGGACACTGACCTGGCCCTGGCACTTGCCTGCTTCGGCGTGGGGTCCATGGCGGTGGCCCTGTCCGCGCCGCGGATCCTTGAACGGCTGGGTGACCGGACGATGATGCTTACCGGTGCCGCCGTCATCCCGTTGGCCCTGGCCGGGGCCGCCGTGCTGCTGTTCCTGCCCGCCGGGTATTCGACGTGGTGGTGGCTCCTGGTGCTGTGGTTCGTGCTCGGCGCCGGCAACTCCACCATCCTGACCCCCTCCGCACGGCTGCTGCGGGAAGCGTCCACGGAGGAAACCCGGCCCTACGTTTTCACCGCCCAGTTCTCCCTGTCGCACGCCTGCTACATCATCAGCTACCCAGTGGCCGGCATCGCCGGGGCGGCCGCCGGTCTGGGCCCGGCTTCGCTGGCGCTGCTGATTCTTGCGATGATAGGGACGGCAGGAGCTTTCCTGTCCTGGCCCCGGCACACCCAGCGGACGGCCGGATCGACCGAGAGCAGGGAGCAAGGGCATGGGCAGCGAACCACAGCACGCCACCAGCCCCGCGCCTGA
- a CDS encoding ArsR/SmtB family transcription factor: MGSEPQHATSPAPDAPSLVHQVAPGPQLLETAAGTLRMLAEPTRLHLLWQLADGPKSVTELAQASTVPRTVVSQHLAKLRLSGLVDTHRNGRHIIYSLHDGHLVRLIRETINHADHRLTGEPTHD; encoded by the coding sequence ATGGGCAGCGAACCACAGCACGCCACCAGCCCCGCGCCTGACGCGCCTTCGCTGGTCCACCAGGTAGCTCCAGGACCCCAGCTCCTGGAAACAGCCGCCGGGACCCTGCGGATGCTGGCCGAACCCACCCGGCTGCACCTGCTGTGGCAGCTCGCTGACGGGCCCAAGTCCGTCACGGAACTGGCGCAGGCCTCCACCGTGCCCCGGACCGTGGTCAGCCAGCATCTGGCCAAGCTGCGGCTCAGCGGTTTGGTGGATACGCACAGGAACGGCCGGCACATCATCTACTCCCTGCACGACGGGCACCTGGTCCGCCTGATCCGGGAGACGATCAACCACGCAGACCACCGCCTCACCGGCGAACCGACCCACGACTAA
- a CDS encoding copper resistance CopC family protein, protein MKSSLRRARTAGALAALLALSAVAGTAPAQAHDALASSSPANGQTVTTNPGKVSITLSNAPDTRLPGSNSIKVTAPDGHVVSAGEPTVDGNTLSTDADIDHPGKHKVEWRAVSADGHPIDGTFSFTYTPEEAAASEGTGHSEGAGTHQESSAPVTAPAVASTTTPTPEAQAATPAATQSADNAGLFIGLGAVLLVLVAVGAYLIGRRTKAAASKND, encoded by the coding sequence GTGAAATCTTCACTCCGCCGCGCCCGCACCGCCGGCGCTTTGGCCGCACTCCTTGCCCTGTCCGCCGTTGCCGGCACGGCCCCGGCGCAGGCACACGATGCCCTCGCCTCCAGCAGCCCCGCCAACGGGCAAACCGTCACCACCAACCCCGGGAAGGTCTCCATCACCCTGAGCAACGCCCCGGACACCCGGCTGCCCGGATCAAACTCCATCAAGGTCACCGCCCCCGACGGGCATGTAGTCAGCGCCGGCGAGCCCACCGTGGACGGCAACACCCTCAGCACGGACGCGGACATCGACCACCCCGGCAAGCACAAAGTGGAATGGCGGGCGGTTTCGGCGGACGGCCATCCGATCGACGGGACCTTCAGCTTCACCTACACTCCTGAAGAAGCAGCCGCCTCCGAAGGAACCGGACACTCTGAAGGAGCCGGGACCCACCAGGAATCGTCAGCTCCCGTCACGGCGCCGGCAGTTGCTTCAACAACAACACCGACGCCGGAAGCACAGGCTGCAACGCCCGCCGCAACGCAAAGCGCCGACAATGCCGGCCTGTTCATCGGGCTCGGGGCCGTCCTGCTGGTCCTCGTGGCCGTGGGCGCCTACCTGATCGGCCGCCGTACGAAAGCGGCAGCAAGCAAGAACGACTAG
- a CDS encoding GNAT family N-acetyltransferase, whose protein sequence is MQKPVTIRPMRPEDWDAVHAIYAAGIATGEATFESEPPTWEAFDGGRLPGHRLIAEDAGRVLGWAAVSSVSSREVYRGVVEHSIYVAPETHGRGVGRLLLNALIDSTEAAGIWTIQSSIFPENMASLALHQRLGFRVVGTRERIARISHGPKAGHWQDTLLLERRSGVAGTE, encoded by the coding sequence ATGCAAAAGCCCGTCACCATCCGCCCCATGCGCCCTGAGGACTGGGACGCGGTCCACGCCATTTACGCCGCAGGCATCGCCACGGGGGAGGCCACCTTCGAGAGCGAGCCGCCTACCTGGGAGGCGTTCGACGGCGGCCGGTTGCCCGGGCACCGGCTGATCGCCGAGGACGCGGGAAGGGTGTTGGGGTGGGCCGCGGTATCGTCCGTGTCGTCCCGGGAGGTTTACCGGGGCGTCGTCGAGCACTCGATCTACGTTGCGCCGGAAACGCACGGGCGGGGCGTGGGCCGGCTCCTCCTGAACGCCCTGATCGACTCCACCGAAGCCGCAGGGATCTGGACCATCCAGTCCAGCATCTTCCCGGAGAACATGGCAAGCCTTGCCCTGCACCAGCGCCTCGGCTTCCGGGTGGTGGGAACCAGGGAACGGATTGCCAGGATCAGCCACGGCCCGAAGGCCGGCCACTGGCAGGACACCCTGCTCCTGGAACGCCGCAGCGGGGTCGCCGGCACGGAATAG
- a CDS encoding amino acid transporter translates to MTTLSRPPADPSAPHPHGRKALQDWLLFGLQDSKGAHPGPGGVPTRHEKKHSWWQVMCLTGVDYFSTLGYQPAIAALAAGVISPLATLVLVAVTLLGALPVYRRVAGESPRGEGSIAMLERLLPRWGGKLLVLVLLGFAATDFMITMTLSAADATAHLIGNPVAPGWLQNQNVPVTLFLLALLAAVFLRGFKEAIGVAVVLVVLYLGLNAVVVVATLAQVVAHPAAMGDWWTNLWVSHGNPLTAVAIALLVFPKLALGLSGFETGVAVMPQVRGAVDDTEDNPKGRIRGARRMLTTAAVIMSVFLLTTSFITVVLIPEQEFQPGGQANGRALAYLAHEYLGVGFGSVYDVSTIGILWFAGASAMAGLLNLVPRYLPRYGMAPAWAKAVRPLVLVFTLIGFLITFIFNADVDAQGGAYATGVLVLMTSAAVAVTLSARRRGQRNLTLGFGTISVVFAYTTVANIFERPEGIRIAAVFILGIIVISLLSRVRRSFELHATRVHLDQQALEFMSSTLDGPITIIAHEPLRLSPEAYRDKLESAIEVSHLPLAGDALFLEVVVDDSSDFETELYVRGVTRHGYHILEVHGPVVPNTIASVLLHIRDVTGLMPHIYFRWTEGNPITNLVRFLFLGEGEIAPVTREVLREAVPDVTQRPWVHVG, encoded by the coding sequence ATGACGACGTTAAGCAGGCCCCCGGCGGATCCCTCCGCGCCCCATCCGCACGGCAGGAAGGCGCTCCAGGACTGGCTGCTGTTTGGACTGCAGGACAGCAAGGGTGCCCATCCCGGCCCCGGCGGCGTGCCCACGCGGCACGAAAAGAAGCATTCGTGGTGGCAGGTCATGTGCCTTACCGGTGTGGACTACTTCTCCACGCTCGGCTACCAGCCGGCCATCGCGGCGCTGGCAGCCGGGGTCATCTCACCGCTGGCCACCCTGGTGCTGGTGGCGGTGACCCTGCTGGGCGCCCTGCCGGTCTACCGGAGGGTCGCCGGTGAAAGCCCCCGCGGTGAAGGGTCCATTGCCATGCTTGAGCGGCTGCTGCCCCGCTGGGGAGGCAAGCTCCTGGTGCTGGTCCTCCTGGGGTTCGCCGCCACTGACTTCATGATCACCATGACTCTCTCGGCGGCCGACGCCACCGCGCACCTGATCGGCAATCCAGTCGCCCCCGGGTGGCTCCAGAACCAGAACGTCCCCGTCACGCTCTTCCTGCTGGCCCTGCTGGCGGCCGTGTTCCTGCGCGGATTCAAGGAAGCCATCGGCGTCGCCGTCGTCCTGGTGGTCCTCTACCTGGGCCTGAACGCCGTGGTGGTGGTTGCCACCCTCGCACAGGTGGTCGCGCATCCCGCGGCGATGGGGGACTGGTGGACCAATCTATGGGTATCCCACGGAAACCCGTTGACGGCCGTGGCTATCGCGCTGCTTGTGTTCCCCAAACTGGCGCTGGGCCTGTCGGGCTTCGAAACCGGCGTCGCCGTGATGCCACAGGTCCGTGGAGCGGTGGACGATACCGAAGACAACCCCAAGGGCCGCATCAGGGGTGCGCGGCGCATGCTCACCACCGCCGCGGTGATCATGAGCGTCTTCCTCCTGACCACCAGCTTCATCACCGTTGTCCTCATCCCGGAACAGGAATTCCAGCCCGGCGGCCAGGCGAACGGCCGTGCCCTGGCCTACCTGGCGCACGAATACCTTGGCGTGGGATTCGGCAGCGTTTATGACGTCAGTACCATCGGCATCCTCTGGTTCGCCGGCGCATCAGCCATGGCCGGCCTGCTGAACCTGGTTCCCCGGTACCTGCCGCGCTACGGCATGGCTCCGGCCTGGGCCAAGGCTGTCCGGCCCCTGGTGCTCGTCTTCACGCTAATCGGCTTCCTGATCACCTTCATTTTCAACGCCGACGTCGATGCCCAGGGCGGCGCCTACGCCACCGGCGTCCTTGTGCTGATGACCTCCGCGGCGGTGGCCGTTACGCTGTCGGCGCGCCGGCGCGGGCAGCGGAACCTTACGCTGGGCTTCGGCACCATCTCGGTGGTGTTCGCGTACACCACGGTGGCCAACATCTTTGAACGTCCCGAAGGCATCCGGATCGCTGCCGTGTTCATCCTGGGCATCATTGTCATCTCACTGCTGTCCAGGGTCCGGCGTTCCTTTGAGCTGCACGCAACCCGGGTGCATCTGGACCAGCAGGCCCTGGAGTTCATGTCCAGCACCCTGGACGGGCCCATCACCATCATCGCGCACGAGCCCCTGCGGCTGTCTCCGGAGGCATACCGGGACAAACTCGAATCAGCCATCGAGGTCAGCCACCTCCCGCTGGCCGGTGATGCCCTGTTCCTTGAGGTCGTCGTGGACGACTCCTCAGACTTCGAAACCGAGTTGTACGTGCGCGGCGTGACCCGCCACGGCTACCACATCCTCGAAGTCCACGGACCGGTAGTCCCCAACACCATCGCCTCCGTCCTGCTGCACATCAGGGACGTCACAGGGCTGATGCCGCACATCTACTTCCGCTGGACGGAGGGCAACCCCATCACCAACCTCGTCCGGTTCCTGTTCCTGGGCGAGGGTGAAATCGCGCCCGTGACCAGGGAAGTGCTGCGCGAGGCCGTGCCGGATGTCACCCAGCGTCCATGGGTCCACGTGGGCTGA